From one Perca flavescens isolate YP-PL-M2 chromosome 19, PFLA_1.0, whole genome shotgun sequence genomic stretch:
- the LOC114545450 gene encoding uncharacterized protein LOC114545450, with the protein MASAKTELGITKVQHVNPWWHPFLCSVSSYPTTVSYDSNTAAEQLKATEDLVTLYLTPEDDFTQSPPWSRYVCPHKPKKRSRKRSIEPVKPYTTGLPPKRRSPSFVPDTPYPDTVSGVPNTTAEQLTARKDLESLHRSSSSTPTPYQPPSVSIEREQKDSPLQKAPEESLHWSSSSTPTPYQPPSVTIEREQKTSDETIHAIEVGEVSEDTGLTATAPTSRQTNREATGEGSEDTELTAPVPTSRQTNRGATGEESEDTGPTATQLTPHQLCQAALQEDPEYNVGEYLFNCIYSTEEGTDYVSCIPHTSVITVVDKKCNSANTAITTPVNVLEVNVPFLDKQTVPNYITNNRFEQGGALGGPEQLTLLQSAEFFEYCVNTSPQQPAVADPYKQIQSELAELRKQNNGLMNKLDVLQTANTQLTGLVTDFGAALAIQASANTHLVDMVTGFGTAIASHVSSLNSMLDPMIVCLKNTMNMTPQ; encoded by the exons ATGGCGTCTGCTAAAACGGAGCTGGGGATTACGAAGGTGCAGCACGTCAACCCGTGGTGG caccccttcctttgttcgGTCTCGTCTTACCCGACCACTGTATCTTATGATagtaacacagcagctgag caactAAAGGCGACGGAAGACTTAGTTACATTGTATTTGACGCCTGAGGACGATTTCACACAGTCACCCCCATGGAGCAGATACGTATGTCCACACAAGCCTAAGAAGAGATCTAGGAAGAGATCTATTgag cctgtgaagccatacacgACCGGTCTCCCGCCCAAAAGAAGAAGCCCTTCCTTTGTTCCAGACACGCCTTACCCAGACACTGTATCGGGTGTTCCTAACACcactgcagag cagctAACGGCACGCAAAGACTTGGAGTCCTTGCATCGGTCGTCGTCTAGTACACCAACgccctaccagccaccaagtgtctccattgagagggaacaaaaggaTTCCCCTTTACAAAAGGCACCTGAAGAGTCCTTGCATTGGTCGTCGTCTAGTACACCAACgccctaccagccaccaagtgtcaccattgagagggaacaaaagacatctgatgag ACAATCCATGCCATAGAAGTAGGCGAAGTATCCGAAGACACCGGACTAACAGCGACAGCCCCTACATCACGCCAAACAAATCGTGAAGCTACAGGCGAAGGGTCTGAAGACACAGAGCTAACAGCACCCGTCCCTACATCACGTCAGACAAATCGGGGAGCTACGGGAGAAGAGTCTGAAGACACTGGACCAACAGCAACACAGCTTACACCCCACCAACTGTGTCAGGCTGCTTTGCAGGAGGACCCTGAATATAATGTAGGTGAATACCTCTTTAACTGTATCTATAGCACCGAGGAAGGCACcgattatgtcagctgtataccacacacctctgttataactgtggtagataaaaagtgtaacagtgCTAATACCGCCATAACCActcctgtaaatgtattagAGGTTAACGTTCCATTCCTTGATAAGCAAACAGTACCTAATTATATTACTAACAATCGGTTTGAACAAGGTGGGGCACTAGGAGGTCCTGAGCAGTTAACATTACTTCAGAGTGCAGAGTTTTTTGAGTATTGTGTTAACACATCCCCTCAACAACCTGCAGTCGCTGACccttataaacaaatacaatcagaattagccgaattacgaaaacaaaacaatggtcttatgaataaattagatgtcttgcaaacagctaacacacaattGACCGGTTTGGTCACAGACTTTGGAGCTGCGCTAGCCATTCAGGCCAGTGCTAACACGCATTTGGTTGATATGGTCACAGGCTTTGGCACAGCTATTGCCTCTCATGTcagctctctcaattcaatgctTGATCCTATGATAGTatgccttaaaaacacaatgaatatgACCCCGCagtaa